The Molothrus ater isolate BHLD 08-10-18 breed brown headed cowbird chromosome 9, BPBGC_Mater_1.1, whole genome shotgun sequence genome includes a region encoding these proteins:
- the BARHL2 gene encoding barH-like 2 homeobox protein: protein MEGPSGSSFGIDTILSGGSTGSPGVMNGDFRPHGDGRPADFRSQATPSPCSEIDTVGTAPSSPISVSMEHPEPHLGVAESLPPPPHHLHLGPHPPPPPPPSLQPSPPQPPPPQLGSASSGPRTSTSSFLIKDILGDSKPLAACAPYSTSVPSPHHTPKQEGSAAPESFRPKLEQEDGKAKLDKRDDTQGDIKCHGTKEEGDREISSSRDSPPVRAKKPRKARTAFSDHQLNQLERSFERQKYLSVQDRMDLAAALNLTDTQVKTWYQNRRTKWKRQTAVGLELLAEAGNYSALQRMFPSPYFYHPSLLGSMDSTTAAAAAAAMYSSMYRTPPAPHPQLQRPLVPRVLIHGLGPGGQPALNPLANPMPGTPHPR from the exons ATGGAGGGGCCGAGCGGGTCCAGCTTCGGGATAGATACGATCCTGTCGGGTGGCAGCACCGGCAGCCCCGGAGTCATGAACGGAGATTTTCGCCCCCACGGCGACGGCCGGCCGGCGGATTTTAGGAGCCAGGCCACGCCGTCCCCCTGCTCGGAAATCGACACGGTGGGGACGGCGCCCTCATCGCCCATCTCGGTGAGCATGGAGCACCCCGAGCCGCACCTGGGGGTGGCGGAGagcctcccgccgccgccgcaccACCTCCACCTCGGCCCACacccgccgccgccaccgccgccgaGTTTGCAGCCGTCACCCCCGCAGCCACCGCCGCCACAGCTGGGCTCGGCCAGCTCCGGCCCCAGGACTTCCacctcttcttttttaattaaggaCATTTTGGGCGACAGCAAACCGCTAGCGGCGTGTGCACCTTACAGTACCAGCGTCCCCTCTCCCCACCATACTCCCAAGCAGGAGGGCAGCGCGGCACCGGAGAGCTTCAGGCCCAAACTCGAGCAGGAGGACGGTAAAGCCAAGCTCGACAAGCGCGACGACACGCAGGGGGACATCAAATGCCACG GGACAAAGGAGGAGGGCGACCGGGAGATCAGCAGCAGCCGGGACAGCCCGCCAGTGCGGGCCAAGAAGCCTCGGAAGGCACGAACAGCCTTCTCCGACCATCAACTCAACCAGCTGGAGCGCAGCTTCGAGCGGCAGAAGTACCTGAGCGTGCAGGACCGCATGGACTTGGCCGCCGCCCTCAACCTCACCGACACGCAGGTCAAAACCTGGTACCAGAACCGGAG GACGAAGTGGAAGCGACAGACGGCGgtgggcctggagctgctggccgAGGCCGGGAACTACTCAGCGCTGCAGCGGATGTTCCCCTCGCCCTATTTCTATCaccccagcctgctgggcagCATGGACAGCACGACGGCAGCTGCGGCGGCCGCAGCCATGTACAGCAGCATGTACCGGACTCCCCCCGCGCcgcacccccagctccagcgGCCGCTGGTGCCGCGGGTGCTGATCCACGGGCTGGGGCCCGGCGGGCAGCCGGCCCTCAACCCCCTGGCCAACCCCATGCCCGGCACCCCGCACCCCCGGTGA